From Triticum urartu cultivar G1812 chromosome 2, Tu2.1, whole genome shotgun sequence, a single genomic window includes:
- the LOC125541798 gene encoding lysine histidine transporter-like 6, with amino-acid sequence MGSPSVVLPKVVDGENDGTARRAKWWYVTFHNVTAMVGAGVLSLPYAMAHLGWGPGIVALLVSWCITLYTLRLLIELHECVPGVRFDRYRDLGVHALGPRLGLWVVVPQQLIVQLGCDVVYMVTGGNCLQKFAESVCPGCTRLHQSYWICIFGSSQFLLSQLRDLNSITAISLAAAVMSLSYSTISWAACLAKGPVAGVSYAYKAGTAADSVFRVCSALGQVAFAFAGHGVVLEIQATIPSTPTKPSKVPMWKGTVAAYMVTAACYFPVAFIGYWTFGQDVSDNVLVALERPPWLVAAANMMVVIHVVGSYQVYAMPIFESTETFLTTRFRVPPGLLLRLVARSTYVAFTLFVAVTFPFFGDLLGFFGGFGFTPTSFFLPCILWLKIKKPRRFSASWFANWGCIVVGVLLMLVSTMGGLRSIIQDASTFQFYS; translated from the exons ATGGGCTCGCCTTCAGTCGTTCTTCCTAAG GTGGTCGACGGTGAGAACGACGGCACGGCCCGCCGTGCCAAATGGTGGTACGTGACGTTCCACAATGTCACCGCGATGGTCGGCGCCGGCGTGCTCAGCCTGCCCTACGCCATGGCTCACCTCGGATG GGGGCCAGGGATAGTGGCGCTGCTGGTGTCGTGGTGCATCACGCTGTACACGCTGCGGCTGCTGATCGAGCTCCACGAGTGCGTGCCCGGCGTGCGGTTCGACCGGTACCGTGACCTGGGCGTGCACGCGCTCGGCCCGCGGCTGGGCCTGTGGGTGGTGGTGCCGCAGCAGCTCATCGTGCAGCTCGGCTGCGACGTCGTCTACATGGTCACCGGCGGCAACTGCCTGCAGAAGTTCGCCGAGTCGGTGTGCCCGGGCTGCACGCGCCTGCACCAGTCCTACTGGATCTGCATCTTCGGCTCCTCCCAGTTCCTGCTCTCCCAGCTGCGGGACCTCAACTCCATCACCGCCATCTCCCTCGCCGCGGCCGTCATGTCCCTCAGCTACTCCACCATCTCGTGGGCGGCGTGCCTGGCCAAGGGCCCCGTCGCCGGGGTGAGCTACGCGTACAAGGCCGGCACGGCGGCGGACTCGGTGTTCCGGGTGTGCAGCGCGCTGGGGCAGGTGGCGTTCGCATTCGCCGGGCACGGCGTCGTCCTGGAGATCCAGGCCACCATCCCGTCCACACCCACCAAGCCGTCCAAGGTGCCCATGTGGAAGGGCACCGTCGCCGCCTACATGGTCACCGCGGCCTGCTACTTCCCCGTGGCGTTCATCGGGTACTGGACGTTCGGCCAGGACGTGAGCGACAACGTGCTCGTGGCGCTGGAGCGCCCGCCCTGGCTCGTCGCCGCGGCCAACATGATGGTGGTTATCCATGTCGTCGGGAGCTATCAG GTATACGCCATGCCAATATTCGAAAGCACGGAAACATTTCTGACCACGAGGTTCAGGGTTCCACCGGGGCTGCTGCTCCGTCTGGTGGCTCGATCAACCTACGTCG CGTTCACGCTGTTCGTCGCCGTGACGTTCCCGTTCTTCGGCGACCTCCTCGGCTTCTTCGGGGGCTTCGGGTTCACGCCCACCTCCTTCTTC CTCCCTTGCATCCTGTGGCTGAAGATCAAGAAGCCTCGGAGGTTCAGCGCGTCGTGGTTCGCCAACTGG GGGTGCATCGTCGTTGGGGTGTTGCTGATGCTGGTTTCCACCATGGGCGGGTTAAGGAGCATCATCCAGGACGCCTCCACATTCCAGTTCTACTCTTGA